TGAAAAATTGGCCGCCTTTCTACCCTATCATCCATCATGATATAGCCAGTGAAATACCAATCCATGCTCAGAAGTTGCAATACATGGCATTTGGTAGTTGGCTAGGTAAAATATTTCACATTGCATCTGCTTTTCTAtatgaattattattattatttattatagctacatcgtttttttttttggcaggacTAATTGCTTGTCTCGTTTGGAATGTAGTAGCTGTATTAATTGAATCAATTCATAGTGACGGTACAGCCTCTTCAGTATATTTATCATTTTTTGTTATGGATTCCTTTGAATAATTTGTTATGGATTTTGTATTTGTAGATGTTGTGCTTTTTCTCTTCGCAATTATCTACGCAATATTTGGATGTCCTCTTTCATACATACTGTGGTACAGGCCTCTGTACAGCGCAATGAGGTTTCTTTTAATTTCAACCTACAAATTAGCAGGAAATTCTCCATGAATATGCTAATTTTAAGTCTAATCATTTGCCTTTTCTTGTCCAGAACTGATAGCATGGTTACCTTTGTCCAGTTTTTCGTCTTCTACTCGGTAATTTTATGGTCTTAGCGGTTTCATGTACTAGTATATTATTAATCTAAAAAAACTGAATTGAACAACATCGATATGTCTAGCCAAAATTTCCCTGTTTGAAAAGCCTGTGTTTCTTTTTCAATTTGTATTTGCTGATCTTTTGGCAATTCACTTTTCTCTAATGAACTTCATGATGACTTTATATATGCCAGATACATGTCGGATTTTGTGTCATTGCTGCAGTTACTCCTCCAATAATATTTAAGGGAAAAACTCTTACGTAAGCCTAAGCAATGAAATGCTGTTCTTGCTTAAATTTTCTATTTCAATGGTTCtcatttgaatttatttgcCTGAAATCAGGGGAATCCTGGTTGCAATCGAAGTTTTAACTGGAGATATGTTCGTTGGAGTAAGTCATTTCGCATTATTTTGATTGATGTCAAAACATTATACTCCAGTTCGGCAGTTCCAAGACTTGCTCATGAGCTCTTATGTTAAAGGAAACCTCTCCAGAAACACTAATTTGATGCCCCTTTCGGAGTAATGCAGGTGCTTTATTTAATTGGATTTACATTTTTCACCTTGGAATCTATTATAAGCATCTGGGTGCTTGAGGTTAGAGCTAATTCTTCTTTTGCTATGatccttttttattattatttggaTAGTTTGATTTGACAAAGCAGAAAGTCCTAGCTTCAGTTTATTAATTTTCACACTTCACCACATACCCAATTACTTCTTTTGATAAACTTTTGTTGCGATATTACCGAATTACCTGCAAATTTTTTGAGGGGAAACACtgtaggggaagcccccacaTTAAAAGAATATATTGAAAATAAAAGAGATATTTACAACAGGTTCAACCAATGTATGAGGACTGACATGCAAAAATTGATGAACACACTATCTATGATCCTGGTTGCATGATATTCTTCCAAATCTGTTCATCTGCAGAGAGTCTACATGCATTTCAGAGGGCACAGGTGAAGACAGGAAAATGCTGATGAAACCATATTCTAAGCAACAGTTTCTCCAAAAGCAAATATAGGTTGTACAACAGGAAGTTTGAAATTAGAAATGCTGGATTATTTCTGGAGAATGCAGTTTTTAGATGTGTTGCT
The Oryza glaberrima chromosome 8, OglaRS2, whole genome shotgun sequence DNA segment above includes these coding regions:
- the LOC127782839 gene encoding secretory carrier-associated membrane protein 4-like produces the protein MSPNPNPLDEENVNPTASGAAMAPGPEKKKSWMPAGLGGSGKLGATIDIPLEDPRKKEKELLAWEEDLRRRELDIKQRENAMDRAGVTVEVKNWPPFYPIIHHDIASEIPIHAQKLQYMAFGSWLGLIACLVWNVVAVLIESIHSDDVVLFLFAIIYAIFGCPLSYILWYRPLYSAMRTDSMVTFVQFFVFYSIHVGFCVIAAVTPPIIFKGKTLTGILVAIEVLTGDMFVGVLYLIGFTFFTLESIISIWVLERVYMHFRGHR